Proteins encoded within one genomic window of Lampris incognitus isolate fLamInc1 chromosome 1, fLamInc1.hap2, whole genome shotgun sequence:
- the gcnt4a gene encoding beta-1,3-galactosyl-O-glycosyl-glycoprotein beta-1,6-N-acetylglucosaminyltransferase 4, with protein sequence MKIRCALLHRLRHRYVLFSLSLLALCLLKLVFIRMAVRNSFSFEPFGITSNSSGVQFHRYDINCTAIYHLDPVEIGKTLERRREDAVNVNDHSIVSLTSDCERFIKIREYNTIPVSSEERQFPLAYSLVVHKNSPMVERILRAVYAPHNIYCIHYDQKSSAAFIKAMNNLARCLPNLFIASKLESVEYAHITRLNADLNCLSDLLGSEVKWKYVINLCGQDFPLKTNYELVLELKTLNGQNMLESSRPSKLKKQRFSFRHELKNVPYEYHRLPVKTTQAKDAAPHGIEIFIGSAYFVLSWDFVNYVTNSQMAKDFLAWSADTYSPDEHFWASLVRVPGVPGHIPKSHPDITDLKSKTRLVKWNYLEGALYPPCTGTHMRSVCIYGAAELRWLLNYGHWFANKFDLKVDPILINCLEEQLEEKRKHRVNMKFT encoded by the coding sequence ATGAAAATAAGATGTGCCCTCTTACATAGGTTGAGACACAGGTACGtcctgttctctctgtctctgctggcGCTGTGCTTGCTTAAACTGGTCTTCATCAGAATGGCAGTGCGTAACAGCTTCTCCTTTGAGCCTTTTGGAATCACCTCCAACTCCTCCGGAGTCCAGTTCCACAGGTATGACATCAACTGTACTGCCATCTACCATCTGGACCCGGTGGAGATAGGGAAAACTCTGGAGAGGAGAAGGGAAGATGCTGTCAACGTAAATGATCATAGCATTGTTTCTTTGACCTCAGACTGTGAGAGGTTTATCAAGATAAGGGAATACAATACAATACCTGTGTCAAGTGAGGAGCGACAGTTTCCTCTTGCTTACTCTCTAGTGGTGCATAAGAATTCACCTATGGTGGAGCGCATCCTCCGTGCCGTTTATGCACCTCACAACATCTATTGTATTCACTATGACCAGAAGTCTTCTGCAGCATTTATAAAGGCCATGAACAATTTGGCACGTTGTTTGCCAAATCTCTTCATTGCCTCTAAATTGGAGTCTGTGGAATATGCCCACATTACAAGGCTCAATGCTGACCTTAATTGCCTCTCTGATCTGTTGGGGTCAGAGGTCAAGTGGAAGTATGTCATCAATCTGTGTGGCCAGGATTTTCCCCTCAAGACCAACTATGAACTTGTTCTGGAGCTTAAGACGCTCAATGGCCAAAACATGCTGGAGTCGAGCCGTCCCAGCAAACTCAAGAAACAACGCTTCAGCTTCCGGCATGAGCTGAAAAATGTGCCTTACGAGTACCATCGGCTGCCTGTGAAAACTACACAAGCCAAAGATGCAGCTCCGCATGGTATTGAGATATTCATCGGCAGTGCATACTTTGTCCTGTCATGGGACTTTGTGAACTATGTAACGAACAGCCAGATGGCTAAAGACTTCCTGGCATGGTCTGCTGACACATATTCACCTGATGAACACTTTTGGGCCTCCTTGGTGCGTGTACCAGGGGTGCCAGGCCACATTCCCAAGTCCCACCCTGATATTACAGATCTGAAGAGCAAGACACGACTGGTCAAGTGGAACTATTTAGAAGGAGCCCTGTATCCACCCTGCACTGGAACACACATGCGCAGCGTTTGTATCTACGGAGCTGCGGAGCTCCGCTGGCTCTTGAACTATGGTCACTGGTTTGCAAACAAATTTGACCTCAAAGTGGACCCGATCCTGATTAACTGCTTAGAAGAACAACTGGAGGAAAAACGTAAACACAGAGTAAACATGAAGTTTACGTAA